Below is a window of Tolypothrix bouteillei VB521301 DNA.
ATTTAGTGAAAAATCACTGTCTCGCTAAATCTATTAATGATGCTGGTTGGTATAAATTCAGAAAATGGTTGGAGTATTTTGGGGTGAAGTTTGGCAGGATAACTGTTGCGGTTAACCCCGCCTACACTTCTCAAGAATGCTTCAGTTGTGGCGCAATAGTCAAAAAATCTCTATCTACAAGAACCCATGTTTGCGAATGCGGCTTTGTCATAGATAGAGACTCGAATGCCGCTATCAATATTCTGAAATTAGCCTTGAGTACCGTAGGGCATACGGGAACTTGGATCTACTATCCGAACGCTTCAGGAGATTCGACCTCTACTCATACTGGAGAAATCCTGTATCAGCAAGTTGGGTCTGTGATTGAAGAATCTTCGCCCTTATAGGGCGGAGAGTGTCAAACAGTTATGCCTAGATTTAAATTAACGGTTTAGATGTGAATGGTAGTTTGATTTGAAAGGTAGAGCCTTCACCCAAACGGCTTTTTGCTAGAATTTGTCCCCCATGTACCCGCACAATCTGTTGCGCGATCGCCAATCCTAACCCAAAGCCTCCTGTATGGCGCGAGCGCACGCTGTCAACTCGATAAAACCGATCGAAGATATAGGGTAAATCTGTCTCTGGAATCCCAATACCGCTATCGAGTACTTCAATAACCACCCAATGAGACTGAAAGAAAACTCGCAAGCAAACTTTCCCTCCAGACGGGGTATAGCGGCAAGCGTTACTGAGAAGATTTGTTACCGCTTGACGCATTAAATCTGGATTTATTCTCAGCATTACCAATCGTTCGGGAAATTCGCTGATGAATTCTAAGTTTTTTGCCTTTGCTAAGTGGGTGTATTCCTCTACTAATGTTTCGAGCCAGTTAACCAAATTGATGAGGTTAAGAGCCTCTGGCTTTAATTGTCCTTCATTTCGAGCTAAGAATAATAGATCGCCAATCAACATTCCCATGGATTCAGCAATCCGATCGATATTTTCTAGGGAACTTTGCTGGAGACTGGGGTCAATTGGTTCGAGCAAAGCAAACTGAGTATTATTCCGAATTGCCTGAAGCGGTGTCCGTAGCTCGTGGGAAGCATCAGCTGTGAAGCGCTGTAACTGCTCGTAGGATTGACGAATTGGCTGCATGGCCATTCCACCAAGAAACCAACCCGTCAAACCAATTACGCTTAAGGCAATGGGTACACCTACGATTAAAAAAAGTCTCAGCGACCATAAAGTTTTTTCGACAGGTGCTAAAGAAGCAGCTATTTCCAGATAGCCGATTAATTGTTTATCCTGAAACACAGGAACTGTTAATTGACGCAGCAATTCCTGATGAGAAACGCTGGTAGAAAAGCGATCGCCTCCTTGAGGTGGCTTGTCTGGAGCATTGCCTAACTCAATTGTTT
It encodes the following:
- a CDS encoding sensor histidine kinase; this translates as MFSRSRRNLARWFTLSMGSILAIFATILYFLEAKEQLRAFDQELYNTTQLMAAGVEDGLYQQQQRISLEDVPILGGEALPFDSKIIYARWYTPKKQLLEFFGVTPAEQLNNKLGFQTIELGNAPDKPPQGGDRFSTSVSHQELLRQLTVPVFQDKQLIGYLEIAASLAPVEKTLWSLRLFLIVGVPIALSVIGLTGWFLGGMAMQPIRQSYEQLQRFTADASHELRTPLQAIRNNTQFALLEPIDPSLQQSSLENIDRIAESMGMLIGDLLFLARNEGQLKPEALNLINLVNWLETLVEEYTHLAKAKNLEFISEFPERLVMLRINPDLMRQAVTNLLSNACRYTPSGGKVCLRVFFQSHWVVIEVLDSGIGIPETDLPYIFDRFYRVDSVRSRHTGGFGLGLAIAQQIVRVHGGQILAKSRLGEGSTFQIKLPFTSKPLI